AGCGCGCTGTTGTGGCCGGGCGGGGGGAAGGGCGCCCCGAAGGGGGGCAGGGCCGGGAGCCCCCCCGGCACCAGGGTGATggtggtggggggagggggcagcagcgaggggggaggggcggcggcgctgccggaCGAGGAGGAGGCGGGGGGATgggcggggtgggggaggggcacgTCCTCGGGCGCCCTGCGCAGCGCCAGCGTGTAATCGGGGGGGCCCGAGGGGGGCACCTCGGggggctccccagccccacccccaTCATCATGCCCACCCCTCCCCCCACGGCCGgcagcttcagctgcagctgcaccagctcctcctcggccccgcccccgtGGTGCCCCGCCCCCAGCAGGTCATTGGTCGCCACCACGCGGCCCGAGGAGGGCGCGGCCGCCGTGGGCGGGCTCAGCCGCCGAGgccccacccccagccccgccccccgcagcccctccccccccgccACGCCGGGGCGCTTGTCCCGCTTGTAGTAGAGCGCGGCGAAGGCCAGGATgttgaggaagaggagggacgCGCCCACGGCCACGGTGACGCTCAGCTCCGTGGAGTAGTCCCGCGAGTCCCCGGGGAAGGGCGCGAAGCGGCGCCGCCCGTCGCCGTCGCCGTCGCCGTCGTCCTCGTCCTCGTCGTCGCCGCCGAAGCCGCCGGCGCACGGGCGCGGTGGGCGCCGGGCGGCgtgggcggcggcggcgcgcggcGGGCGTCAGCGCCCGCGCGTGGTGGTGGAGGAGGGCGGCAGCGCGTGCAGGTTGTGCAGGTGCggcaccagctccagccagaAGGCCACCTTGTTGGCGCGGTAGTGGTCGCGCACGCGCGGCTTGAGGCCGATGTGCAGGTAGCGCTTGTCCTTGCCGTCGAAGCGCGTCCACACGACCTCCTCGAAGCGGTTGGGCTTGGTGTGGATGAACTTGGTGTCCTGCGGCACCGGCTGGTTCGGGTCGCTGCGGGCAGAGGACGCGGGGTGGTGACGGGGCAGCGGAGTGAGATATAGCGTGTGACCGACTGATCGATGAGTGACCGAGGGAGCGTCAGTGACCGACTGATCGATGAGTGACCGAGGGAACGGTCAGTGACCGACTGATCGATGAGTGACGAGGGGCGAGTGACGATTGATCAATAGTGACGGGAGCGGTGACACGATGAGGACGACTGATGTGTGACGGGGACGTGGCCGTTGATAAGGTCGATGATCAATGAGTGACGACGATCGATGAGTGACCGAGGGAGCGGTCAGTGACCGACTGATCGATGAGTGACCGACGACGATGAGGACGAAGACATGATATGAGACGCTGAGTGCGAGAGGCGGTGACACGAAATGAGTGACCGAGACAATGAGTGACATTGATATGGTGACAGATGATGAGGACGAGGGGGACATGGAGGACGGGGGCGGGGACCGAGCGGTGAGTGACGGTGAGTGACCGAAGAGGTGAGAGGTGACGGATGGACGGAAGTGACAATTGATCAATGAGTGATCGCGGCAGCGGCCAGTGAGTGACCAAGGGAGCGATGGTGACCGATTGATCAATGAGTGACCGACTGATTGATGAGTGACCGACTGATCAATGAGTGACCGATTGATCGATGAGTGACCGATTGATCAATGAGTGACCGAGGGAGCGGTCAGTGACCGACTGATCATGAGTGACCGACTGATCCATGTGTGACCGACTGATCGATGAGTGACCAATTGATCAATGAGTGACCGATTGATCAATGAGTGACCAATTGATCAATGAGTGACCAATTGATCAATGAGTGACCGATTGATCAATGAGTGACCAATTGATCAATGAGTGAAATTGATAATGAGTGCGATACAGGTGATATATGGTATTATGTGACATTATAATGGTGAAATTGATCAATGAGTGACCGACTGATCCATGAGTGACCGACTGATCGATGAGTGACCAATTGATCAATGAGTGACCGCGGCAGCGGCCAGTGAGTGACCGATTGGGCAGTGAGTGACCGACTGATCGATGAGTGACCGAGGGAGCGATGAGTGACCGATTGATCAATGAGTGACCAATTGGTCAATGAGTGACCGGTTGATCAGCCACCCAACTGACCACCCAACTGAACAACTGACCAATGACTGACCAACTGACCAACCAAAAACTGACCAATCACCCAACCGACCACTTAACCACCCAACTCTTCATCCAACTGACCACTCACCCAACCAACCATTCAACCGCCCGACTGACCCAACCCTTGACCAGCCAATGACCCAACCCTTGACCAGCCAATGACCCAACCCTTGACCAGCCAATGACCCAACCCCTGACCAGCCATTGACCCAACCCTTGACCAGCCATTGACCCAACCCCTGACCAGCCAATGACCCAACCCCTGACCAACCAATGACCCAACCACTGACCAGCCAATGACCCAACCCTTGACCAGCCATTGACCCAACCCTTGACCAACCAATGACCCAACCACTGACCAACGGTTGACCCAACCCTTGCCCcacccctcccccccacccccacccccacccaCCCCGTCTTGGCGAAGTTGGTCCAGTAGGTCATCACCACGGCGCTGAGCATGACGTCGTTCTTGGAGAAGTTGCACGGGAAGAGGTCGGTGGCGCCCACCATGGGCACCCCGAACACGTAGGGGATCTCGTCGACGTGCGCCGCGTCCGCCCACTCGGGCCGCGCGTCCGTCTGGCAGTGGTGGTAGAAGGTGTAGAAGTACACGGGCGACTGGTACTCGGCGTGCAGCTTGGCCGTGGCCACCGCCGGCGCCACCCACTGGTGGTCGGTGAAGAGCGCCAGCAGCGTCTTCCTCCTCATCTCGCCGTTGTCGCGGTCCGCCCAGTCCGTGTACATGAACTTGATGGTCTCCCTCAGGATGTCCTTGCCCTCGGGGTACCCGTACAGGTTGTCCACGAAGTTGGACACCGTGAAGTCGAAGTAGGAGGCCGAGATGCCGTCCTCGCTCTCCAGCGAGTCCTCCACGAACTTCAAGCCCTCGCCCTGGTTGACGCCGATGAGGATGTCGTAGTTGAGGAACTCGCCCTGCTGCATCAGGATCTCGGGGTCGTCGGGCACCACGTCGCCGTCCACCACCGGCCCGAAGGCCACGTGGTAGCGGGCGGGCTGCACGTCCTGGTCCACCAGGGCGCGGAAAGGCTGCCGGCGCAGGCACTCGACGGCGGCGCCGGTGTCGGCGCGCTCGCAGCCCACCTTGGCCGCCAGCAGGCGCGTGTACTTGAGGGGCTGGTAGTTCACCGACCAGCTGGCGATGGCCGTGCCGCTCTGCGCGATGGCCTTCTGGAACAGGCCTGGCCGAGGGGGGACACGGTCAGTGGGGTCAGTGGGGCCGTGGGGTGGGGTTCCaccagggtttggggtcattgggATGTGGGGATTGGAGTCATGGTCATGTTTGGGATGGTCTCaccagggtttggggtcattgTGGTTGGGCCTTCTGGAACAGGCGAGGCCAAGGGGGGACACGGTCAGTGGGGTCTCaccagggtttggggtcatgATGGATGTGGGGATTCAGGACTGGGGTCATTTGGGACGTGGGCATGGAGTTCCaccagggtttggggtcatgGGACGTGTTTGGGATGGTCTACaccagggtttggggtcattgggATGGGGTTCCACCAGGATTTGGAGTCATCAGGGATGTGGGGACGGGGTTCCaccagggtttggggtcactggggtcGCAGGGATTGGATTTGTCCTTGATGTGTCCCCGATAtgaattttggggccatttccGGCACTTTCGGTTCCTTCCGAGTGGTGAGAGAGGACGAGGAGGAAGCCCcggggtgatttttggggcaatttccCTCAGTTTCGGTACCTTCCGAGTGGTgagagaggatgaggaggctgACGCAGGCGGCGCCGGCGCCGGAGCCGAAGATGGTGATGCGCTGGGGGTCGCCCCCAAAGTGCCCGACGTTCTCGTGGAGCCACCGCAGCGCCTGGATCTGGTCCAGGAGCCCGTAATTGCCCTTGGCCGCCTGGTCCCCCGTGCTCAGGaaccctggggacaccggggggacattggggacatcgtGGGGACATCGTGGGGACATCGTGGGGACATCGTAGGGACATCGTGGGGACAGTGTGcggacagtgtggggacatcatggggacattgtggggacatCGTGGGGACATCATGGAGACATCGTGGGGACATCGTGGGGACATCGTGGGGACAtcgtggggacagtgtggggacatcGTGGGGACATcgtggggacattgtggggacagtgtggggacagtgtggggacagtgtggggacaccatggggacatcaccagggacgttggggacattgtggggacactggggacattggggacatcatggggacatcGTGGGGACATCaccaggggcactgggggcattgccagggacactggggacaccaccAGGGATGTTGGGGACACCATGGAGACAtcatggggacatcatggggacaccACCAGGGATGTTGGGGACACCATGGAGACAtcatggggacatcatggggacaccACCAGGGATGTTGGGGACACCGCTGAGACATTGaggacaccgaggggacactggggacaccgcCAGGGAAACGTGGGGACACGGCCAGGACacagcggggacaccggggacagggCCAGGACACCACAAGGATattggggacacagccaggacactgGGGGGACGTTGGGGACACGGCcaggacatggcagggacatggcCAGGACACACAATGTCcctccaatgtccccactgtccccagtcccccccaatgtccccaatgtccccactgtccccaatgtccccactgtccccaatgtccccaatgtccccaatcccccaatccccccaatgtccccaatgtccccaatgtccccaatgtccccaatgtccccagtgtccccagtgtccccagtgtccccaatgtccccaatgtccccaatgtccccaatccccccaatgtccccaatgtccccaatgtccccactgtcaccaatgtccccaatgtccccaatccccccaatgtccccaatgtccctcacCCAGCACGCCCAGCCGGTAGTTCATGGTGACAACGATGACGTTgccgtgtccccaatgtccccaatccccccaatgtccccaatccccccaatgtccccagtgtccccagtgtccccaatgtccccagtgtccccaatgtccccaatccccccaatgtccccagtgtccccactgtccccaatgtccccactgtccccaatgtccccaatgtccctcacCCAGCACGCCCAGCCGGTAGTTCATGGTGACAACGATGACGTTGCCGTACGCCGCCAGCACGCTGCCGTCGAACATGTTGCCCGTGCCCTCCATGTAGGAGCAGCCGTGCAGGAACAGCATCACCGGCTTCTTGCCGCTGTCACGGATGtctggggacaccaagggacattggggacactgaggggacactggggacattggggacatcggggacatcagggacactgaggggacattggggacatcgggacATCcgggacatcagggacactgaggggacattggggacatcggggacatcgggggcattggggacattgaggggacagggcagggacaccctggggacaccctggggtcACTTGGGGCCactttggggtaattttgggtgattttggggtcagctggggacactttgggtcATTTGGGGTCGCTTTGGGTCAATTTGGGGTCATCGTGGGTCGTTTAGGGTCATTTCGGGGTCactttggggttattttgggccatttggggtcactttggggttCGGGTCCCTTTAGGGTCActtggggtcattttggggtcactttggggacactttgggtcACTTTGGGTCAATTTGGGGTCATCGTGGGTCGTTTAGGGTCATTTCGGGGTCactttggggtaattttgggccatttggggtcactttggggtttGGGTCCCTTTGGGGTCActtggggtcattttgggtcaagTTGGGGTTAATTTGGAGTCAATTTGGGGTCgatttggggtcaggggtcactttggggacattttgggtcACTTTAGGTCCCTTTGCGGTCactttggggtcattttgggtcactttggggacactttgggtcattttggggtcattttgggtcatttttggaACATTTTGGGATCACTTTAGGGtaattttgggtaattttggggattttccccttttttggggcGGTTTCCATGGCAACGTCCCCCCCCTTGGGGACAATGAGCaaaggggggggaggggagggggggaggggcatccaaaaaaccacaaaaccccaaaaaccaccaaaacaccaaaaaaaaaaccaacaacaaaaaaaccaaaaaaccaaaaatctgccccaaacccccccccgCGAAGaagccaaaaaaacaaaaaaaaccacaaaaaaagagaaaaaaaagaaaaagaacaaaaaaaccacaataaaacaaaaaaagaaaaaaaaaaaaaaaagaaaagaaccaaaaccccccccagaaaaaatccacaaagaaccaaaaaaaggcacaaaaaaaaaagaaaaattttaaaaattccccccccccacgggagagaatttggggggtgggggaggggaaaggggggggggaagggaagaaaaaacacccaaaaacacccaaaaaacccaaaaaaagcaaaaaaaaaaaaaaaaagagcaaaggtGGGgggagaaagaagcagaaaaataatgcaaaagaCCCAAAAACGGCAGAATTTGCCccaaaacatgcagaaaatacCTGAGTCCGGGGGGGGGCCGCCGGCCGCGCCGTCCTCGCGCTTTTTGCCGAGCAAACCTGGACCggggggagagaaaaggaaaaaaaatttggggcaaaaaggAGCGAAAATGGGGGCAGGGGCGGGGGggggaagaacaaaaaaatgtaaaattaaaaaatttaaaaaaaaattgggggggaggaggggaaaaatttCCACCCCCCCCCAAGAAAAGAGGAGTTGGAACGTTCCAGAAACCCCCCCAGAAAAatgaggggaggggaaaatggggggaaaaagcccaaaattggggaaaatgggaaaaatcggaaatggggggaaaaatcccaaaattggggaaaatgggaaatgggggaaaatgggaaaaatggggaaaagggcccaaaaatggagaaaatggcccaaaaatggggctggggggggggggggggggggggggatggaCACTGGGTGGACATTGGGATGGACAATGAGTGGACAATGAGTGGACATAGGGACGGACATTGAGTGGACATTGGGATGGACAATGAgtggacactgggatggacattgggatggacagaggatggacactgggatggacactGAGTGGACACTGAGTGGACAATGAGTGGACATTGAGTGGACATTGAGTGGACATTGGGATGGACACTGAGTGGACAATGAGTGGACAATGAGTGGACACTGAGTGGACCCCAAGCAGGGGGCGGGGTCATGGGATGTgggcggggctggggaggggctgcccCGCCCCCTTTTTGCCCAAATCTgccattttctccccaaaccccaatttcaCAATTTTCCCGCCcggattttcccttttcccgCCCTTTTCCCCCAGTTGGGGGCGTGGCCAGACCAGGCCACgcccctcccccattttcccGCCCTTTTTTGCCcaatttccctggattttgccCCATTTCCCGATTTCTCCATTTTCAGCCCAAATTTGCCCttaaatttccccaaatttcttttttttctctccatttcagGGACCGACACTTGGGGGCGGagccgcccctccccctcccttggccccgccccctttcCCTcaatttctgccattttttccctcaatttccccattttgctccaattttctcatttcttgccccattcctgccctcaCCTGGGCGGGGCTGGCCACGCCCCTCCCACGTTGACCACGCCCATCAAACCTGGCCACGCCCACCTGTCTGTTCCTCCAATGGGGTGCAGCGCTGCGGTAGAGCCCCTCCCCTAACCTGGCCACGCCCCTCTCACCCGGCCACGCCCATCTCACCTGGCCACGCCCACCTCACCTGGCCACGCCTCATTTCCATAGCCACGCCCACTCCTGACATTCCCCGccctccctcacctgtccccaggtgtgtccctgcccctcacctgtccccaggtgtccccagctctaccccacacagccccaggtgtccccaggtgtccccaggtgtgcccaggtgtgccccaggtgtgtcccatcCATCTCCAGGTGTACCCCATGtaccccaggtgtgtcccaggtgtgtcacaggtgtgtcccaggtacATTACCATCCTTGGTGGGCACGTAGAGGTCCAGGTAGAGGCAGTGCTCGCCCTGTATCACCCCGCACTCACACCCAGCTGtaccccaggtgtgccccaggtgtgccccaggtgtatcccatCCATCTCCAGGTGTACCCCATGTACCCCAGGTGTATCACACATATCTCAGGTGtaccccaggtgtgtcacaggtgtgtcacaggtgtgtcacaggtgtgtcacaggtgtgtcacacctgtctcAGGTGCACATTACCGTCCTCGGTGGGCACGTAGAGGTTCAGGTAGAGGCGGTCCTCGCTCTGCACTGCCCCGCACTCACACCCAGCTGTACCCCATGTaccccaggtgtatctcaggtgtgccccaggtgtgccccaggtgtgccccaggtgtacCCCAGGTGTACCCCATGtaccccaggtgtgtctcaggtgtatctcaggtgtgtcacaggtgtgtcccaggtacATTACCGTCCTCGGTGGGCACGTAGAAGTTCAGGTAGAGGCAGTGCTCGCTCTGCACTGCCCCGCACTCACACCCAGCTGTACCCCATGtaccccaggtgtgtctcaggtgtgtcccaggtgtgccccaggtgtgtcacacctgtctcAGGTGCACATTACCGTCCTCGGTGGGCACGTAGAGGTTCAGGTAGAGGCAGTCCTCGCTCTGCGCCGCCACGTAGGCGCCGGCCGCCTCCAGGTTGTCGCTGAGCCACAGCGGCAGCATCAGCGGCGGGGGCCCGGCGCGCAGGTTCTGCGGGCACGCGGGCGCGAACGCGGTGGCGTCGCGGACCCCGCCCCAGGCCGCGGGGGCCTCGGGGCCGCCCGCGGCGCGGGCCGAGGGCGGGGCCGCGTAGGGCACGCCCAGGAACGCCTGCACCGGGCCCAGCAGCTCGTTGCTGAGGTCGCGGCGCGCGCCCCGCAGCCGCCCGTACTGCGTGGGCACCACCGGGAAGCGCGGGTCGGGGGGCGGGtccgggcggggccgggggcggggccgggggcggggccgagggCGCGGCCGGGctcgggggcggggccgcccaAAGGGCCAAGGCCAAGGCCAGGGcgaggggggaggggcgggcatggtggggggggggagggggggggggagggggaggggcgggggggttatggggaggggggggggagggtggtggtggtgggggggctgtggggtggggggtgggggggaatttggggggaaatggggaacaatggggagaaaaatgggggaggaaatttgggggaattggggaaatttggggggaaatggggaaaaagtgggagcggaaatttggggggaattggggagatttggggggaaatgggagaggaaatttggggggaaaatggggaaaaagtgggagaaaatttggggggaattggggaaatttgggggggaaatgggggaatttgggggaggaaatttggggggaatgggaaaaatgggaggggaaatttggggggggaattggggaaaaagtgggagagaaaatttggggagaaattgaGGAAATTAGGGAGAAATACGGaaagaaaattgggagaaatcagggaaaatggggaggaaatttggagggaattttggggaaatgtgggagaaattgagggggaaaagcagggggataattttgggggaaattgggggaaaatgggggaagaaattgggggaaattgagGAGGAAATTTGGAGGCAATCGGGGAAAATTTGAGAGAAACGGGGGAAGAAATTTGTGGGGAatcagggaaaatgggggagggaatttggggggaaattgggaaattttggggggaaattggggagaaatgagggaagaaattttggggaaaattggggaaaaaatttgacgggaaatgggggagaaatggggggaaaatgcagcaagaaaattgggggggattggggaaatttggggggaaaacgggggagaaaatttgggggaaattggggaagGAAATTTGGGAGTTGGAGGGGAAATTTTGAGGAGAAATTGGGGAGAAATaggagaatttggggtaaatggggggaattttgggaaggaattggggggagaaatttgggggcagaaatggaaattttgggattttgggatgtgaaattttgggatttttgggattttggggatttggattttgggattttgggattttggggattttgggatttttgggattttggattttgggggttttggaattttgggatttcagaatatggaattttgggatttgggatttttgggatttttgggatttgtggatttggggattttggaattttgggatttgtggatttggggattttggggattttggggattttttgggccaTGGGGGGGGTCGGGACacggggggggaggggccattgagggtcccgggggggtcccaggtcagggatggggggaggggcggccggGGGGCGATGCCCAAAGGGACgatgggaaatggggga
This region of Camarhynchus parvulus unplaced genomic scaffold, STF_HiC, whole genome shotgun sequence genomic DNA includes:
- the LOC115916369 gene encoding LOW QUALITY PROTEIN: neuroligin-2-like (The sequence of the model RefSeq protein was modified relative to this genomic sequence to represent the inferred CDS: inserted 1 base in 1 codon), encoding MLPLWLSDNLEAAGAYVAAQSEDCLYLNLYVPTEDGLLGKKREDGAAGGPPPDSDIRDSGKKPVMLFLHGCSYMEGTGNMFDGSVLAAYGNVIVVTMNYRLGVLGFLSTGDQAAKGNYGLLDQIQALRWLHENVGHFGGDPQRITIFGSGAGAACVSLLILSHHSEGLFQKAIAQSGTAIASWSVNYQPLKYTRLLAAKVGCERADTGAAVECLRRQPFRALVDQDVQPARYHVAFGPVVDGDVVPDDPEILMQQGEFLNYDILIGVNQGEGLKFVEDSLESEDGISASYFDFTVSNFVDNLYGYPEGKDILRETIKFMYTDWADRDNGEMRRKTLLALFTDHQWVAPAVATAKLHAEYQSPVYFYTFYHHCQTDARPEWADAAHVDEIPYVFGVPMVGATDLFPCNFSKNDVMLSAVVMTYWTNFAKTGDPNQPVPQDTKFIHTKPNRFEEVVWTRFDGKDKRYLHIGLKPRVRDHYRANKVAFWLELVPHLHNLHALPPSSTTTRXALTPAARRRRPRRPAPTAPVRRRLRRRRRGRGRRRRRRRRAAPLRALPRGLAGLLHGAERHRGRGRVPPLPQHPGLRRALLQAGQAPRRGGGGGAAGGGAGGGASAAEPAHGGRALLGPRGGDQ